One genomic segment of Thunnus albacares chromosome 18, fThuAlb1.1, whole genome shotgun sequence includes these proteins:
- the LOC122968186 gene encoding stonustoxin subunit beta-like: RTCCSDPPPPFRLQPAGVRYLTPGLRKYFCRLTLDPNTVNRNLKLSDNNRRVTYVEEDQSYPDHPDRFDDWEQLLCRNDLTGRCYWEVEWRGGVYISVSYRGISRKGRSGDCLFGGNDQSWSLDCSDDRYSVCHNNKQTSISSSSSSSSSSVSNRVAVYVDCPAGTLSFYRVSSDTLIHLHTFNTTFTQPLCAGFGFYWFGSSVSLCGL; the protein is encoded by the exons agaacgtgctgctctgacccccctcctcctttcaggctgcagcctgctggagtccGATACTTGACACCAGgtctgaggaagt atttctgtcgactcacactggatccaaacacagtaaacagaaacctcaaactgtctgacaacaacaggaggGTGACATATGTGGAGgaggatcagtcatatcctgatcatccagacagatttgatgaCTGGgaacagctgctgtgtagaaatgatctgactggtcgctgttactgggaggtcgagtggagaggaggCGTTTATatatcagtgagttacagaggaatcagcagGAAAGGACGCAGTGGTGACTGTTTGTTTGGAGggaatgatcagtcctggagtctggaCTGCTCTGATGATCGTTACTCTGTCTgtcacaataacaaacaaacatccatctcctcctcctcctcctcctcctcctcctctgtctctaacagagtagcagtgtatgtggactgtcctgctggcactctgtccttctacagagtctcctctgacacactgatccacctccacaccttcaacaccacattcactcagcctctgtgtgctggGTTTGGGTTCTACTGGTTtggttcctcagtgtctctgtgtggtctgtag